In Microtus ochrogaster isolate Prairie Vole_2 linkage group LG9, MicOch1.0, whole genome shotgun sequence, the following are encoded in one genomic region:
- the Phf10 gene encoding PHD finger protein 10 produces the protein MGSGDSSRSCETSSQDLSFSYYPAENLIEYKWPPDETGEYYMLQEQVSEYLGVTSFKRKYPDLERRDLSHKEKLYLRELNVITETQCTLGLTALRSDEVIDLMIKEYPAKHAEYSVILQEKERQRITDHYKEYSQMQQQNTQKVEASKVPEYIKKAAKKAAEFNSNLNRERMEERRAYFDLQTHVIQVPQGKYKVLPTDRTKVSSYPVALIPGQFQEYYKRYSPDELRYLPLNTALYEPPLDPELPALDSDGDSDDGEDGRGDEKRKNKGTSDSSSGNVSEGDSPPDSQEDAFQGRQKSKDKVATPRKDGSKRSVLSKSVPGYKPKVIPNALCGICLKGKESNKKGKAESLIHCSQCDNSGHPSCLDMTMELVSMIKTYPWQCMECKTCIICGQPHHEEEMMFCDVCDRGYHTFCVGLGAIPSGRWICDCCQRAPPTPRKVGRRGKNSKEG, from the exons ATGGGCTCAGGAGACAGCTCCAGAAGTTGTGAGACTTCAAGTCAGGATCTCAG CTTTAGTTACTACCCAGCAGAAAACTTAATAGAGTACAAATGGCCACCTGATGAGACAGGAGAGTACTATATGCTTCAGGAGCAAGTCAGCGAATATCTGGGTGTGACCTCCTTCAAGCGGAAATATCCAG ATTTAGAGCGACGAGATTTATCTCACAAGGAGAAACTCTACCTGAGAGAATTAAACGTCATTACGGAGACACAGTGTACACTAG GTTTAACAGCATTGCGCAGTGATGAAGTAATTGATCTAATGATTAAAGAATATCCAGCTAAACATGCTGAATATTCAGTTATTCTACAAGAAAAGGAACGTCAGAGAATCACAGACCATTATAAAGAGTATTCT CAAATGCAACAACAGAATACTCAGAAAGTCGAAGCCAGCAAAGTGCCTGAGTACATTAAGAAAGCTGCCAAGAAAGCAGCTGAATTCAACAGCAACTTAAACCGGGAACgcatggaagagagaagagcgTATTTTGACTTACAGACGCAT GTTATCCAAGTGCCTCAAGGAAAGTACAAAGTGCTGCCCACAGACCGGACAAAGGTCAGTTCTTACCCAGTGGCGCTCATCCCCGGACAATTCCAGGAGTATTATAAGAG GTACTCACCAGATGAGCTCCGGTATTTGCCATTAAACACAGCCCTGTATGAGCCGCCCCTGGACCCAGAGCTCCCGGCACTAGATAGTGACGGTGATTCAGATGATGGCGAAGATGGTCGAGGGGATGAGAAGCGGAAGAATAAAGGCACCTCG GACAGCTCCTCAGGCAATGTGTCTGAAGGGGACAGCCCCCCTGACAGCCAGGAGGACGCCTTCCAAGGAAGACAGAAATCAAAAGACAAAGTGGCCACTCCAAGAAAAGATGGCTCCAAACGCTCTGTACTGTCCAAGTCAGTTCCTGGGTACAAG CCAAAGGTCATTCCAAATGCTCTATGTGGAATTTGTCTGAAGGGTAAGGAGtccaacaagaaaggaaaggctgaATCACTTATACACTGCTCCCAGTGTGATAACAGTG GCCACCCTTCTTGCTTGGATATGACCATGGAGCTTGTTTCTATGATTAAGACCTACCCATGGCAGTGTATGGAATGTAAGACATGCATTATATGTGGACAGCCCCACCACGAAGAAGAAATGATGTTCTGTGATGTGTGTGACAGAGGTTATCATACTTTTTGTGTGGGCCTTGGTGCTATTCCATCAG GTCGCTGGATTTGTGACTGTTGTCAGCGAGCTCCCCCAACACCCAGGAAAGTGGGCAGAAGGGGAAAAAACAGCAAAGAGGGCTAA